DNA from Sulfurimonas xiamenensis:
GATAAGATCATCTGCATTGTTGAACCGTATATGGGTTCAAACTTTCGTATCGCGGTGTGTGACTTAACTACAAAAAAAGTGACTATTACAAAGACCAGCTATAAAAATGTCTTAAGTGTAGAGGGTGCTTTTGCACATTTTGAACTGAAATGAAGTATAAACGCCGAAGTCGGGTTTATGTGTTGAAAGCAGAGACATCTTCTTACAAGCGACAAGATACTATACGAGAATAAAACATCACAACACTTTATATCTTGCTCATGCGGGGTTTGAGGAGCAGTTAAGAGAAATATTTAACAACTACAAAAATATGTTCAAGCTTGCGAAAGAGTTCATAGCAAAAAACACAAAAGAGACAAAGTGTTAACACAAAAAAAGACAACTTTAAAAAGAATTTGCCTCTTCTATATACATTTACCTTTTATTCAGTTATACTTCCCTCAATAAAAGATGATTCGAGTTACATCTTTAGTCTGCTTTACATTGATGACCTAGTTAACAGTATAATCCGCTACTAAAAGAAAAGCTTCATATTAGATTTTAGACCACTTCAGCAATGAGGTGTATTCAAACACAAAGGTATTACAATGGCAGCATTAGTAAACGGTACAGTTAAATGGTTCAATGGTGAAAAAGGTTTCGGATTTATCGAACAAGAAAATGGCGGTAAAGATGTATTCGTACACTTTCGTCAAATCAACAGCACAGGCTATGGTCGTGTTTCATTAAACGAAGGTCAAAAAGTTACTTTCGAAATAGGCGAAGGCGAAAAAGGTCCTCAAGCAGAAAACGTTACAGGTCTGTAATCTTTTCGCGTGAGTGGATTTATCCGCTCACATACTTTATATATATTTCCACTCTATTTTTCTACTAAAAAATATAATACAACTTTATTTAAATATTATAATTCCCAACAAAACCCTTTTATATATGGCATAATATAAAATTAAAATTTACTTTTGTTTTTAGGATTTTTATGCTCAGAAGAACTTTTTTTATTTTTTTTATATTTGTCATAAATACATATGCAAACATACTTCAAGATGCTATCGACTCCTCGCCTCCAGGCTCTACTTTGAAACTCTCTGCCGGAATTTATAAAGGCAATATAACCATAAAAAAGCCTATAAACATTGTCGGTAAAGAAGATGGCGTTATTATAGAAGGAGAAGGCAGAGGAAATATCATAACTATCAAAAGCTCACATGTAAAGCTCAAAAATCTAAATATAACAAACAGCGGAAGCAGATTGGACATTATGGACTCTGCCGTTTTTATAAACAACGCAAAATATGTAGATATTGATAACTGTAAAATAAAAAACTCACTTTATGGTATCTTTTTGGACAATGTAAATAATTCCGTCATACAAAACAATACCGTCTCCTCAAACGGTGAGAAAATAGGCTTTAGAGGTGATGCTCTTAGACTCTGGTTTAGCCATAACAACACTATAAAAAACAACAAGTTTATAAAATCAAGAGATATTGTTTTAATGCGTTCAAATGATAATAATATTTCTAAAAACTATATGCAAGAGTGCAGATATGCTATATTTACACAGTACTCAAAAAATATTACGCTTATAGACAATATACTCAAAAATAATGCTGTAGGCATCTTTTTAGAAGCGAGTAATGATATAAATATAAGTAGCAACTCCATAAAAGGAGATCACGGAGCACAAACTAGCCTTGGCATAATTTTAAAAGCTGCGTCAAATATACATGTAGAAAAAAACATCGTTGCTGAGTGCAATCAAGCACTCTATATTGACAATTCCCCAAAAATTAGAGATACAAAAAATTGGATTTTGGATAACAAGATTATATTCAGCACAAGAGGTTTGAATTTTAAAAACTATAGTGTAAAAAATGTCATAAAAAGAAATGAGCTATTTGGAAATATGGACAATATCATGAGCGACAGCCGCATCGGTTTAACAAATCAAAATGAGATAGAATCAAACTACTGGGATGATTATGAAGGATTTGACA
Protein-coding regions in this window:
- a CDS encoding cold-shock protein translates to MAALVNGTVKWFNGEKGFGFIEQENGGKDVFVHFRQINSTGYGRVSLNEGQKVTFEIGEGEKGPQAENVTGL
- the nosD gene encoding nitrous oxide reductase family maturation protein NosD codes for the protein MLRRTFFIFFIFVINTYANILQDAIDSSPPGSTLKLSAGIYKGNITIKKPINIVGKEDGVIIEGEGRGNIITIKSSHVKLKNLNITNSGSRLDIMDSAVFINNAKYVDIDNCKIKNSLYGIFLDNVNNSVIQNNTVSSNGEKIGFRGDALRLWFSHNNTIKNNKFIKSRDIVLMRSNDNNISKNYMQECRYAIFTQYSKNITLIDNILKNNAVGIFLEASNDINISSNSIKGDHGAQTSLGIILKAASNIHVEKNIVAECNQALYIDNSPKIRDTKNWILDNKIIFSTRGLNFKNYSVKNVIKRNELFGNMDNIMSDSRIGLTNQNEIESNYWDDYEGFDINKDNIGDTPYKKHLYLDALSFKNHKLGFFYGSAALSMLDFLLKIAPFVQPVLLVEDRKPIFKISH